In Nonomuraea sp. NBC_00507, the following are encoded in one genomic region:
- a CDS encoding response regulator transcription factor: MIRVLLAEDMHMVRGALVALLELEPDIKVVAEAATGDEIVPMALEHAPDVAVIDVELPHIDGLTATAELRRRLPRCRVLIVTSFGRPGSVRKAFAAQASGFVVKDAPPDQLADAIRRVAAGERVIDPQLAVAALEVVESPLKPRELAVLGRFSDGEDVEQIAEALFLSAGTVRNYLTGIVAKLHARNRLHAVRIAQEAGWL; this comes from the coding sequence ATGATCCGGGTTCTGCTCGCCGAGGACATGCACATGGTCCGAGGGGCACTGGTCGCACTGCTCGAGCTCGAACCCGACATCAAGGTCGTCGCGGAGGCGGCGACCGGCGACGAGATCGTGCCCATGGCGCTGGAACACGCGCCGGACGTGGCGGTGATCGACGTCGAGCTGCCCCACATCGACGGGCTCACCGCCACGGCCGAGCTGCGCAGGCGGTTGCCGCGATGCCGGGTGCTGATCGTGACGAGCTTCGGCCGCCCGGGAAGCGTCCGCAAGGCCTTCGCCGCCCAGGCCTCCGGATTCGTGGTCAAGGACGCCCCGCCGGATCAGCTTGCCGATGCGATCAGGAGGGTCGCGGCAGGTGAGCGGGTGATCGATCCCCAGCTCGCCGTGGCCGCGCTGGAGGTGGTCGAGAGCCCGCTCAAGCCGCGTGAGCTGGCGGTGCTCGGGAGGTTCTCTGACGGCGAGGACGTGGAGCAGATCGCCGAGGCGCTGTTCCTGTCCGCGGGCACCGTACGCAACTACCTCACCGGGATCGTTGCCAAGCTGCACGCCCGCAACCGGCTGCACGCCGTCCGGATCGCCCAGGAGGCCGGTTGGCTCTGA